One region of Arvicola amphibius chromosome 3, mArvAmp1.2, whole genome shotgun sequence genomic DNA includes:
- the LOC119809226 gene encoding V-type proton ATPase subunit S1-like protein produces MGRKLLFSFSLLFLCMVFPATLDQILAWKNVGSQASSRKEVIIRSGSGQKKSGAEQAPQNFTATPTTQTFNYSLSKNHWSAFSHHNPVTFSRDGIPCILFWTKRITVKFKNQTWLDLTDEAPGQNTTVDTGNSSCNEESAMLSLKFGDAENPKDIDIRFTLTNYNKLSSQSWFSLHRVEIIFNNSVQAAFNATGIYALSSYSYRCQRVSSLRRNDALLLLGSSDDVTSLWEVTFIDFQIQGFSIKGAQFAQARDCGSSFSPAVLIGLAMSLILLLVLAYALHMLIYLHYLDRHYEFITSPVHFPPRSELDTGEEKELLGSQGAECYELRSQQICKIYI; encoded by the exons CTCTCAAGCATCTTCAAGGAAAGAAGTGATTATCCGGAGTGGGAGTG GTCAGAAGAAGAGTGGAGCGGAGCAAGCACCCCAGAACTTCACAGCAACACCTACCACACAG ACTTTCAACTACAGTCTGAGCAAAAACCATTGGAGTGCATTCAGTCATCACAATCCTGTTACGTTCTCCAGGGATGGAATTCCCTGCATCCTCTTCTGGACTAAAAGGATCACAGTTAAATTTAAGAATCAGACCTGGCTGGACCTTACAGATGAAGCCCCTGGTCAAAACACAACAGTGGACACTGGCAACTCAAGCTGCAATGAAGAAAGTGCCAT GTTATCTTTAAAGTTTGGTGATGCTGAAAATCCCAAGGACATTGACATAAG GTTCACCCTAACCAATTACAACAAGCTGTCCAGCCAGAGCTGGTTTAGTTTACACCGGGTCGAGATCATCTTCAACAATTCGGTGCAAGCAGCTTTTAATGCAACTGGCATCTATGCTCTGTCAAGTTACTCCTACCGCTGCCAACGAGTCAGCAGCCTGCGCAGGAACGACGCTCTACTGTTGCTGGGCAGCTCCGACGATGTGACAAGCCTGTGGGAGGTCACGTTTATTGATTTCCAG ATCCAAGGCTTCTCCATTAAGGGGGCACAGTTTGCCCAGGCCCGAGATTGTGGCTCTTCCTTCTCACCTGCTGTTCTCATTGGCCTGGCCATGTCCCTGATTCTGTTGCTGGTGCTGGCCTATGCCCTGCATATGCTCATCTACCTGCACTATCTGGACCGTCACTATGAGTTCATCACGTCTCCTGTGCACTTTCCTCCTCGAAGTGAGCTAGAcacaggggaggagaaggagctgCTGGGGAGCCAGGGAGCTGAGTGCTATGAGCTGAGGAGCCAACAGATCTGCAAAATCTATATTTAG